One genomic region from Kamptonema formosum PCC 6407 encodes:
- a CDS encoding ATP-binding protein — protein sequence MTNYSADQIQILTPTEAVRKRPGMYIGTTGARGLHHLVYEVVDNSIDEAMAGYCTHIQVDINADGSVTVTDDGRGIPSDIVAKNGKSFVETVLTVLHRGEWCDRDSYKVSGGLHGVGIAVINALSEWLEVTVWRKEQIYTQRFERGIPVTELIAKPSLENRTGTSVTFKPDSQIFTTSIEFDYNTFAIHLRQIAYVNPGLTIILTDNSLEMLDSSSPRIETYCFELGIREYVAYLNSDKEPLHEEVIYIEGDRNGIQVQIAFQWYVPSEYGYDKLLGFANSIRTIDGGTHIESLKLAIPRTVSAIAHKLGKLKDADTNLGWMDGFNCGYTGIIAVKLPNPIFEGPTRTRLANLEVREFIESLVREKLTEYLEAHPDVAIAIVEQAIQAHNTAVTKRQERVLLRQQELLKD from the coding sequence ATGACCAATTACAGCGCCGATCAAATTCAAATTCTTACACCTACCGAAGCAGTCCGCAAACGGCCGGGGATGTACATCGGTACAACAGGCGCGCGAGGACTCCACCATTTAGTTTACGAGGTTGTGGACAACTCCATCGACGAGGCGATGGCTGGCTACTGCACTCACATTCAGGTTGACATTAATGCTGATGGTTCCGTGACTGTAACAGATGACGGGCGCGGCATTCCTAGTGATATCGTTGCTAAGAATGGCAAATCATTCGTAGAAACAGTCTTGACGGTTCTTCACAGAGGGGAATGGTGCGATCGCGACAGCTACAAGGTTTCTGGGGGGCTACATGGAGTTGGAATAGCAGTCATCAATGCTTTGTCCGAGTGGTTGGAGGTGACAGTTTGGCGGAAGGAACAAATTTATACTCAGCGTTTTGAGAGAGGCATCCCAGTTACCGAATTGATAGCCAAACCCAGCTTAGAAAACCGCACGGGAACTTCAGTTACTTTCAAACCAGATTCGCAGATTTTCACCACTAGCATTGAGTTTGATTACAATACTTTTGCCATTCATTTGCGGCAAATTGCTTATGTCAATCCTGGTCTGACAATTATTTTGACTGACAACAGTTTGGAAATGCTCGATAGCAGTTCTCCCCGCATCGAAACCTACTGTTTTGAACTCGGCATCCGGGAATACGTCGCCTACTTAAACTCTGACAAAGAACCTCTGCACGAAGAAGTGATTTATATTGAGGGCGATCGCAACGGTATACAAGTACAAATAGCCTTTCAGTGGTACGTTCCGAGCGAATATGGCTACGACAAACTGTTGGGTTTTGCCAACTCCATCCGTACTATCGATGGCGGTACTCACATAGAGAGCTTAAAACTAGCGATCCCTCGCACGGTGAGCGCAATCGCTCACAAGCTAGGCAAGCTTAAAGATGCAGACACAAATTTAGGCTGGATGGATGGTTTCAATTGTGGCTACACTGGCATCATTGCTGTTAAGCTACCGAATCCGATTTTTGAAGGCCCAACCCGAACTCGTCTAGCTAATCTGGAAGTAAGAGAATTTATTGAATCTCTTGTGCGAGAGAAGTTGACAGAGTATCTGGAAGCTCACCCTGATGTAGCGATCGCGATCGTAGAACAAGCAATCCAGGCTCATAATACAGCCGTTACAAAACGTCAAGAGCGGGTATTGTTGCGCCAGCAAGAATTACTAAAAGATTGA